Proteins encoded in a region of the uncultured Paludibaculum sp. genome:
- a CDS encoding rhodanese-like domain-containing protein translates to MIDMRWVPMMVLAGALCASCDSIGAQGTSPDAGLPASIKEVKARIREIAPADLKSWNASGQRPVLIDVREDSEWQAGHAARALHISRWALDERIGAAVPRKTTRMVLYCQGGVRSALAADKLQKMGYTNVFSLAGGFVAYQAAGLPVER, encoded by the coding sequence ATGATCGATATGCGTTGGGTGCCGATGATGGTGCTGGCCGGCGCTCTATGCGCCTCGTGCGATTCGATTGGGGCGCAGGGTACGAGCCCGGATGCGGGCCTACCCGCCTCCATCAAGGAGGTCAAGGCTCGAATCAGAGAGATTGCTCCGGCTGATTTGAAGTCGTGGAACGCGTCGGGCCAGAGGCCGGTCCTGATCGATGTCCGCGAGGATAGTGAGTGGCAGGCCGGACATGCGGCTCGCGCCTTGCATATTTCCCGGTGGGCGCTGGACGAGCGAATCGGTGCGGCGGTTCCCCGAAAGACAACCCGTATGGTGCTCTATTGCCAGGGCGGGGTGAGGTCCGCATTGGCGGCGGACAAGCTGCAGAAGATGGGCTATACGAACGTCTTCTCGCTGGCTGGCGGTTTCGTGGCCTATCAGGCGGCCGGCTTGCCGGTGGAAAGGTAG
- a CDS encoding GH92 family glycosyl hydrolase — MTRFLLPFLLIFTCAGADRLADLPDPLVGTDSKYELSRGNTYPAIFMPYAMAAWTAQTGEGGWPYQYAKDNIRGFRMTHRPSAWTIDWGSFSLMPGTGPLKVLSDERGSKFRHANETARAYRYDVLLDDYQTRVSMAPTAHGGILRFTFPKTGPAWVVLDANKGGSSVHIHPESNRITGTNSLTAKGSTPGFALYFVAEFDHPFSTFGTWNDKGEKDTAKDRTGPHTGAYVGFQTANGEVVTVRVGTSLISLEQAEKSLKEELPKADIEAAAEAAARVWDHDLATIELQGGTADQRRTFYTALYHSLQFPRMLDETGAGGATVHYGLYDGKVHPGPMFTDIGFWDVFRAQFPLLTVINPSRNAEIMRAMVNTYEEGGWIPTWPNPIERNVMIGTHADSAVADAYLKGIRGFDAEKAYAAIRKDGAQPGTGVFDARLGIEDYLKLGYVPADGGVRESAARTLEYAYDDFCIAQMARALGKQDDYQRFMKQAKSYRNLYDPSTGFMRGRNRDGSWLTPFDPLDWGGVFTEGNAWQWLWSVQHDIPGLIELMGGRDAFIKKLDTLFSTTTDFKVGGYKQVIHEMTEAKLGDMGQYAHINEPVHHVIYLYDYVGQPWKAQKWASLVMERNYKPGPAGWLGDEDNGQMSAWYIFTALGFYPVNPGQPIYALGSPLFQRATIRLENGKKFTVETQRKSAGDIYVQSVTLNGRPHERPWISHNEIVSGGTLRFRMGPQPNEKWGTSGLPTPDETFAATKSH, encoded by the coding sequence ATGACACGCTTTCTTCTGCCCTTCCTACTCATCTTCACGTGCGCCGGCGCCGATCGCCTGGCCGATCTGCCGGACCCGCTCGTCGGTACCGACTCAAAGTACGAGCTGTCCCGCGGCAACACTTACCCCGCGATCTTCATGCCTTACGCCATGGCGGCCTGGACCGCCCAAACCGGCGAAGGCGGCTGGCCCTATCAATACGCCAAGGACAACATCCGCGGCTTCCGCATGACCCACCGTCCCTCGGCCTGGACCATCGACTGGGGCTCGTTCTCCCTCATGCCCGGCACCGGCCCTCTTAAGGTCCTGTCCGATGAACGCGGATCCAAGTTCCGCCACGCCAACGAGACCGCCCGCGCCTATCGCTACGACGTCCTGCTCGACGACTATCAAACCCGCGTCTCCATGGCCCCCACCGCCCACGGCGGCATCCTCCGCTTCACGTTCCCCAAAACCGGACCAGCCTGGGTCGTCCTCGACGCCAACAAGGGCGGCAGTTCCGTCCACATCCACCCCGAGTCGAACCGCATCACGGGAACCAATTCGCTCACAGCGAAAGGTTCGACGCCCGGCTTCGCGCTCTACTTCGTGGCTGAGTTCGACCATCCGTTCTCGACCTTCGGCACCTGGAACGACAAAGGCGAGAAGGACACGGCAAAGGATCGCACCGGCCCACACACGGGCGCGTACGTGGGTTTCCAAACAGCCAACGGCGAAGTGGTCACTGTGCGCGTCGGCACGTCTCTCATCAGCCTGGAACAAGCCGAGAAAAGCCTGAAAGAGGAGCTACCCAAGGCCGACATCGAAGCGGCGGCAGAGGCCGCGGCGCGCGTCTGGGATCATGACTTGGCGACGATCGAGCTCCAAGGCGGCACCGCCGATCAGCGCCGCACCTTCTACACCGCCCTCTACCACTCGCTCCAGTTCCCCCGCATGCTGGACGAAACCGGTGCCGGAGGAGCCACCGTCCACTACGGCCTCTACGACGGCAAGGTTCACCCCGGACCCATGTTCACAGACATCGGCTTCTGGGACGTCTTCCGCGCCCAGTTTCCGCTGCTCACTGTCATCAACCCTTCTCGCAACGCCGAAATCATGCGCGCCATGGTCAATACCTACGAAGAGGGCGGCTGGATCCCCACTTGGCCCAACCCCATCGAGCGCAATGTCATGATCGGCACGCACGCCGACTCGGCCGTGGCCGACGCCTACCTCAAGGGCATCCGCGGCTTCGATGCCGAGAAGGCCTACGCCGCCATCCGAAAGGATGGAGCGCAACCGGGCACCGGAGTGTTCGACGCCCGCCTGGGCATTGAGGACTACCTGAAACTGGGCTACGTTCCGGCTGACGGCGGCGTCCGCGAGTCCGCGGCCCGCACGCTCGAATACGCCTATGACGATTTCTGCATCGCCCAGATGGCTCGCGCCCTCGGCAAGCAGGACGACTATCAGCGCTTCATGAAACAGGCCAAGTCCTATCGCAATCTCTACGACCCCTCCACCGGCTTCATGCGCGGCCGTAATCGCGACGGCTCCTGGCTCACGCCGTTCGACCCGCTGGATTGGGGCGGCGTCTTCACCGAAGGCAACGCCTGGCAATGGCTTTGGTCCGTCCAGCACGACATCCCGGGCCTGATAGAGCTGATGGGTGGACGCGACGCCTTCATCAAGAAACTGGACACCCTTTTCAGCACCACAACGGACTTCAAAGTCGGCGGCTACAAGCAGGTAATCCACGAGATGACAGAGGCCAAGCTCGGCGACATGGGCCAGTACGCTCACATCAACGAGCCAGTCCACCACGTCATCTACCTCTACGACTACGTGGGCCAGCCCTGGAAGGCCCAGAAGTGGGCGAGCCTCGTGATGGAGCGCAACTACAAGCCCGGCCCCGCCGGCTGGCTTGGCGATGAGGACAATGGCCAGATGTCCGCCTGGTACATCTTCACCGCTCTGGGCTTCTACCCGGTGAACCCCGGGCAACCCATCTACGCTTTGGGTAGCCCCCTGTTCCAGCGCGCCACCATCCGTCTGGAGAACGGCAAGAAGTTCACGGTCGAAACGCAGCGCAAATCGGCCGGCGACATCTACGTCCAATCAGTGACGCTGAACGGCCGCCCGCACGAGCGCCCCTGGATCTCGCACAACGAGATCGTGAGCGGCGGGACCCTACGCTTCCGCATGGGTCCGCAGCCCAACGAGAAATGGGGCACATCCGGTCTGCCAACGCCGGACGAAACCTTCGCGGCAACAAAATCGCATTAG
- a CDS encoding PaaI family thioesterase, whose amino-acid sequence MAATSVASTGAPWVGSNELCFACGGRHPHGLHLRFEPDGAQRVRAEWQTDAAWQGFQDVIHGGIVSTVLDEAMSKSVAGAGIRALTCELRVRLRHSVAPHEQLTVRGWVVQKRKRLVSAEASLTDGQGVERAHAWATFLELQRDV is encoded by the coding sequence ATGGCTGCCACTAGCGTTGCGAGCACCGGCGCGCCGTGGGTAGGCTCGAACGAGCTGTGTTTTGCTTGCGGCGGGCGTCATCCACATGGACTCCATCTCCGATTTGAGCCGGACGGGGCGCAGCGGGTACGGGCCGAGTGGCAGACCGATGCGGCGTGGCAGGGGTTCCAAGATGTCATCCACGGGGGCATCGTGTCGACGGTTCTCGATGAGGCCATGTCGAAGTCCGTTGCGGGCGCCGGAATTCGGGCGCTCACCTGTGAGTTGCGGGTGAGGCTCCGGCATAGTGTGGCGCCGCACGAGCAGTTGACTGTCCGTGGCTGGGTGGTGCAGAAGCGCAAGCGCCTGGTCTCGGCGGAGGCCAGTCTCACGGACGGCCAGGGGGTCGAACGCGCTCATGCCTGGGCGACATTTCTGGAACTGCAACGGGATGTCTGA
- a CDS encoding toll/interleukin-1 receptor domain-containing protein: MAANRRVTTRQVARLLRRCLNQGQAVEIASLGVFTRGAEGIEFRAEQRPKVFLAYGAEDAEVVDRIRLALLESGFQTWMDRHALMPGQNWPRAIEGAIRTADFFVACLSGRSVGKRGTFQSELRYALDCARSLPLDDLFFLPVRLEECSVPARISEQWQYVDLFPEFAAGMERLIAAIRKEVARRRG; this comes from the coding sequence GTGGCCGCAAATAGACGGGTGACGACGCGGCAGGTGGCTCGGCTGCTGCGGCGGTGCCTGAATCAGGGTCAAGCGGTGGAGATTGCCAGCCTGGGTGTGTTTACGCGCGGGGCGGAGGGCATCGAGTTCCGGGCGGAGCAGCGGCCAAAGGTCTTTCTCGCGTATGGGGCGGAAGATGCGGAAGTCGTGGATAGGATCCGGCTGGCGCTGTTGGAGTCGGGCTTCCAGACGTGGATGGACCGGCACGCGTTGATGCCGGGGCAGAACTGGCCGCGCGCGATTGAAGGGGCGATCCGGACGGCCGATTTCTTCGTGGCGTGCCTGTCTGGGCGGTCAGTGGGGAAGCGCGGAACGTTCCAGAGCGAGCTGCGCTACGCGCTGGACTGCGCGCGGAGCCTGCCGCTGGACGACCTGTTCTTCCTGCCAGTGCGGCTTGAGGAGTGCAGCGTCCCTGCCCGGATCAGCGAGCAGTGGCAGTATGTCGATCTTTTTCCGGAGTTTGCGGCCGGAATGGAGCGGCTGATCGCGGCTATCCGGAAGGAGGTGGCGCGGAGGCGAGGATGA
- a CDS encoding SpoIVB peptidase S55 domain-containing protein: MPRSSLIFLCSIFAAALQAQTGGILPLREVQPGMKAVGRSVFAGTKVEEFQVEVLGVLENAGPKQSIILARLSGAGLEKTGVMQGMSGSPVYYNGKLMGAVALSFPFSKDPIAGIRPIEEMLTVGPTTRQTAGMRFPYDGRDSLPKSQGVEIGPQRMMEIATPFWLSGFTHGTVDYFAPALRAAGLEPVQGVTGGGRAVKSTGPSKIPLEPGSMISVQLVRGDLNVGADGTVTHVDGNRVYAFGHRFLAIGDTEMPFARSEVITLLASQNQSFKISTPREWLGTITQDRSVAISGELGKKADMIPLSIRVRSRGGSTREWTYKMEMVEDRLFTPLLVQMAVFSAIDATERSTGVSTITLRGQVLMDGAPAVKFDNIYAADMGAPQQVSAAIAAPVSAVLQSGFDALKLRGLDLDIEVSNEKKQLQLDAIWASQREVRPGEAVEITATFAGEHGVEMTRTATYQVPVGAPVGPLYFTVTDGPSANLSDFKQFLLTPPRSAPQLYDFLTGLHPNDRPYLRVWRSQASWLVQGETLPILPPSMSMAISHTATQQPNALVASIEMPSAGFQFSGSKTVQVDVKE, encoded by the coding sequence GTGCCCCGGTCATCTCTGATCTTCCTGTGCTCGATCTTTGCGGCCGCCCTCCAGGCGCAGACCGGTGGCATCCTTCCCCTCCGCGAAGTGCAGCCCGGTATGAAGGCCGTGGGCCGCAGTGTCTTCGCCGGGACCAAGGTGGAAGAGTTCCAGGTCGAAGTGCTAGGGGTGCTCGAAAACGCCGGACCCAAGCAGTCCATCATTCTGGCCCGCCTCAGTGGTGCCGGCCTCGAAAAGACCGGCGTCATGCAGGGCATGAGCGGGAGTCCGGTCTACTACAACGGTAAGCTCATGGGCGCCGTCGCCCTCTCTTTCCCGTTCTCCAAGGACCCCATCGCCGGTATCCGCCCCATTGAGGAGATGCTCACCGTTGGCCCAACCACACGGCAGACCGCAGGCATGCGGTTCCCTTACGATGGCCGCGACTCGCTGCCCAAATCGCAGGGAGTCGAGATTGGTCCGCAGCGCATGATGGAGATCGCCACGCCCTTCTGGCTCAGCGGTTTCACTCATGGCACGGTGGACTACTTCGCCCCCGCTCTGCGCGCCGCCGGCCTCGAACCGGTACAGGGCGTGACCGGAGGCGGCCGCGCCGTCAAGTCCACCGGCCCTTCGAAGATCCCGCTCGAACCCGGTTCCATGATTAGCGTCCAACTCGTGCGCGGCGACCTGAACGTCGGCGCCGACGGCACGGTCACCCACGTCGACGGTAACCGCGTCTACGCCTTCGGTCATCGTTTTCTGGCGATTGGCGATACCGAGATGCCGTTTGCCCGTTCCGAGGTGATCACGCTGCTGGCCAGCCAAAATCAATCGTTCAAGATCTCGACTCCGCGTGAATGGCTGGGTACGATTACCCAGGACCGCAGTGTCGCCATCTCCGGCGAACTCGGCAAGAAAGCCGACATGATCCCACTCTCCATCAGGGTGAGAAGCCGGGGCGGCTCCACTCGCGAGTGGACCTACAAGATGGAGATGGTGGAGGATCGCCTCTTCACCCCCTTGTTGGTGCAGATGGCGGTGTTCTCGGCCATTGACGCCACCGAACGGAGCACCGGAGTCAGCACCATCACTCTGCGAGGCCAAGTCCTGATGGACGGGGCCCCTGCCGTGAAGTTTGACAACATTTATGCGGCGGACATGGGCGCTCCGCAGCAGGTCTCGGCGGCTATCGCCGCGCCCGTGTCGGCGGTCCTGCAGAGTGGGTTCGATGCGCTCAAGTTGCGCGGTCTCGATCTGGACATCGAAGTATCGAATGAGAAGAAGCAACTGCAGCTCGACGCCATCTGGGCGTCTCAGCGTGAGGTCCGGCCCGGCGAAGCGGTGGAGATTACTGCCACTTTTGCCGGTGAACATGGCGTGGAAATGACGCGTACGGCGACCTACCAGGTGCCGGTGGGTGCTCCGGTGGGTCCGCTCTATTTCACGGTCACTGACGGCCCCTCGGCGAATCTTTCCGACTTCAAGCAGTTTCTATTGACCCCGCCACGCTCGGCCCCTCAGTTGTACGACTTCCTCACCGGCCTCCATCCGAACGACAGGCCTTACCTGCGTGTCTGGCGATCGCAAGCATCGTGGCTGGTCCAAGGGGAGACCTTGCCCATTCTGCCCCCGTCTATGTCCATGGCTATTAGCCACACCGCCACGCAGCAGCCCAATGCGCTGGTAGCTTCCATTGAGATGCCGTCCGCGGGCTTCCAGTTTTCCGGTTCCAAGACTGTTCAAGTGGATGTAAAGGAATGA
- a CDS encoding histidine kinase — translation MPTSNNHTERAAESRPRVWPTALAVIFLLTVVGLFSATAGGGVQHALLSWYTWGTLAWLALLIDRRLPVEREQLGRRVLWHIPLSLLFTAIYVCLLPPLNAAIHGNWPDAQVLETINRVFRMGGVQWNFTIYWLLIGAYLAYDYHQQARTREQRAVRLEALLAEARLSALRAQLNPHFLFNALNTVSAFVESNPKLARRMLEHLGDLLRFSLDSGERQELTLAEELDALDHYLAIQRARFGDRLAVRLDIAANTREALLPGLLLQPLVENAIVHGVSLRAETGEVRISASRVDGTLALAVADNGTGLPAGWRLERDAGIGLTNTRARLSELYGPAHDFEVTAAPGGGVVATIRIPFRDRPRGEQEREGAEAARHHRR, via the coding sequence ATGCCCACCTCCAATAACCACACTGAGCGTGCTGCGGAGTCCCGCCCGCGCGTGTGGCCCACCGCCCTCGCCGTCATCTTCTTGCTCACCGTGGTCGGGCTCTTCTCGGCCACCGCGGGCGGTGGTGTTCAGCACGCCTTGCTGAGCTGGTACACCTGGGGCACACTGGCCTGGCTGGCGCTGCTCATCGACCGCCGGTTGCCTGTCGAGCGCGAACAGTTGGGCCGCCGGGTACTGTGGCACATCCCGCTCAGCCTGCTCTTCACGGCGATCTACGTCTGCCTGTTGCCCCCGCTCAATGCCGCTATCCATGGCAATTGGCCCGACGCCCAGGTGCTCGAAACGATCAATCGGGTCTTCCGCATGGGCGGTGTCCAATGGAACTTCACCATCTACTGGTTGCTCATCGGCGCCTATCTCGCCTACGACTACCATCAGCAGGCGCGGACCCGCGAGCAGCGGGCCGTCCGGCTGGAGGCACTGCTGGCCGAGGCGCGCCTCTCTGCCCTGCGCGCCCAACTCAACCCGCATTTCCTGTTCAATGCTCTGAACACCGTCTCCGCGTTTGTCGAAAGCAACCCGAAACTTGCGCGCCGCATGCTCGAGCACCTGGGCGATCTCCTGCGCTTCTCGCTCGATTCCGGCGAACGCCAGGAGTTGACCCTCGCCGAAGAGCTCGACGCACTAGACCACTACCTCGCCATCCAGCGCGCCCGCTTCGGTGACCGGCTGGCGGTCCGGCTCGACATCGCCGCCAATACCAGGGAGGCACTCCTGCCTGGACTACTGCTGCAGCCTCTGGTGGAAAACGCCATCGTGCACGGCGTCAGCCTGCGCGCGGAAACCGGCGAGGTGCGCATCAGCGCCTCCCGCGTCGACGGTACCCTCGCCCTGGCGGTCGCCGACAATGGTACAGGTCTCCCCGCCGGATGGCGGCTTGAACGCGATGCCGGTATCGGCCTCACCAATACGCGGGCTCGCCTGTCTGAGTTATATGGACCCGCACACGATTTCGAGGTCACAGCAGCGCCGGGAGGAGGCGTCGTCGCCACTATCCGAATCCCGTTTCGAGACCGGCCCCGGGGCGAACAGGAGAGAGAAGGTGCCGAAGCTGCGCGCCATCATCGTCGATGA
- a CDS encoding sugar phosphate isomerase/epimerase family protein, producing MRYLLGSLVLLSVAGWSAPQDAVRGENVGVFLRCTGKTDPREALQAVRSLGLRMVQISKLPDRFYSADGAKEFAGLLKESGVQASAVVAVYDGERYTDIATIRETVGFVPAGPMAERIAYTKKCVDFAAALKVKIVTFHVGFLPSDAKNPDYQRVVRAVSEVAQYAAKQDVTISLETGQESADELLRFIEQIRGAKVGVNFDMANMVLYGKDNPPAALRKLLPRVTSVHVKDGQFPTDPARLGAEVRLGEGKAGVRECLLALKAGHFTGPIVIENYVFRTKKSEPMAELALAKGYIDKVLSE from the coding sequence ATGCGGTATCTACTTGGATCTCTTGTGTTGCTGAGCGTGGCTGGATGGAGCGCTCCGCAGGACGCGGTACGTGGTGAGAATGTCGGGGTCTTTCTGAGATGCACTGGCAAGACCGATCCACGCGAGGCGTTGCAGGCCGTGCGATCGTTGGGCCTGAGGATGGTGCAGATCAGCAAGCTGCCGGATCGGTTCTACTCCGCCGACGGCGCGAAGGAGTTCGCCGGGCTGTTGAAGGAGTCGGGCGTTCAAGCGAGCGCTGTCGTCGCCGTCTATGACGGAGAGCGGTACACCGATATCGCGACAATCCGCGAGACGGTGGGTTTCGTGCCGGCGGGGCCGATGGCGGAGCGGATCGCGTACACGAAGAAGTGCGTCGATTTCGCCGCCGCTTTGAAGGTCAAGATCGTCACGTTCCACGTTGGCTTCCTGCCGAGCGATGCCAAGAACCCGGATTATCAGCGTGTGGTTCGTGCCGTCAGTGAAGTGGCGCAGTATGCGGCGAAGCAAGACGTCACGATTTCGCTGGAGACGGGACAGGAGAGCGCGGATGAGTTGCTGCGGTTTATCGAGCAGATCCGCGGAGCGAAGGTGGGCGTGAATTTCGATATGGCCAACATGGTGCTGTACGGGAAAGACAATCCTCCGGCGGCACTGCGCAAGCTGCTGCCACGGGTGACTTCCGTGCATGTGAAGGACGGGCAGTTTCCCACGGATCCGGCGAGGCTCGGCGCGGAGGTGCGGTTGGGGGAGGGGAAGGCCGGCGTTCGCGAGTGTCTGCTCGCCTTGAAGGCCGGACACTTTACGGGGCCCATTGTGATTGAGAACTACGTGTTTCGGACCAAGAAGAGCGAGCCTATGGCGGAACTGGCGCTGGCCAAGGGTTATATAGACAAAGTGTTGAGTGAGTGA
- a CDS encoding LytTR family DNA-binding domain-containing protein produces MPKLRAIIVDDEAPARLRLRELIERDARVSIIGECASGADAVVAVNRTRPDLLFLDVQMPVLDGFQVLAELGPESTPVTIFVTAYDRYALAAFEAHALDYLLKPYSDERFERALARALAHIEMQRRDELASRVLAMLERRPADPTRLAVKSGDRVILLKTEEIDWVEAAGVYVELHVGKKVYLHRMALTDLEAQLDPARFIRIHRSTLVNLDRVRELAPCTHGELYVLLMDGTRLKLSRSYRARFEERLGQSI; encoded by the coding sequence GTGCCGAAGCTGCGCGCCATCATCGTCGATGACGAGGCTCCCGCCCGTCTCCGCCTGCGGGAGCTCATCGAGCGGGATGCGCGGGTCTCCATCATCGGCGAGTGCGCCAGCGGAGCCGATGCGGTCGTGGCCGTCAACCGGACGCGGCCCGATCTGCTGTTCCTCGACGTCCAGATGCCGGTGCTCGATGGTTTCCAGGTGTTGGCGGAACTCGGCCCCGAGAGCACGCCCGTCACGATCTTCGTGACTGCCTACGACCGCTACGCACTGGCGGCCTTTGAGGCGCACGCTCTGGACTACCTCTTGAAGCCCTACAGCGACGAGCGCTTTGAACGAGCCTTGGCCCGTGCCCTAGCCCACATCGAAATGCAGCGCCGCGACGAACTGGCCAGCCGTGTCCTGGCCATGCTGGAAAGGCGCCCCGCCGATCCGACGAGGCTGGCCGTGAAGTCCGGCGACCGGGTCATCCTCTTGAAGACAGAGGAGATCGACTGGGTGGAGGCCGCCGGCGTTTATGTCGAACTACACGTGGGGAAGAAGGTCTATCTGCATCGTATGGCGCTGACCGACCTGGAGGCCCAGCTCGACCCAGCCCGCTTCATCCGCATCCATCGCTCCACGCTGGTCAACCTTGATCGCGTGCGCGAATTGGCGCCCTGCACGCATGGCGAGCTCTATGTTCTCCTCATGGATGGCACCCGGCTCAAACTGAGCCGCAGCTACCGGGCACGCTTTGAGGAGCGTCTCGGGCAGTCCATCTAG
- a CDS encoding acetylxylan esterase, translating into MLGPIGPATPLHAEVTRIVQRDGYHIENLLYQSAPNLWVTANLYVPASPGPHPSVLSPCGHYEISRQHPDYQRAYILLARAGFVVLAYDPTGQGERRQYWDPVTKTQQDKLRSVDEHSLAGHLLLLLGQSLTGYLVRDGMRGIDYLLSRPDVDPQRIACAGHSGGGTLTMFLANADPRIRCVVINEGGTFHRWPMHLQPGAKIPIADAEQNLFPAAIHGIDSCDLHSAIAPKPLLALIENYSPAFLETAAHIRQRYELLGAAANFQTAEAQASHAWTQKLRLATADFLSRHLLQKPGPTEEPPANPEPPDVLNVTPSGSLKHEQRGLTLFQFIQREVPKPQPVTSAALRQFLRLPALSKAEPRRTHDETTNGILVETYDLPIDSTLALKATAYHPASPSREASIVLVGDHPHATNLEFARQGRRVLAVDVRGLTGPLSTNFSHVFAPETAHAYLAWYLNQDLCGLRVADTLQAVASSRLIFKTTSVVLESRGLAGVWALCAAALDPAISATNCHGPLLSYAALTRTDRHLVPASYLVRGLLQHADLPEIAALIAPRPLTITAPVDAMFQPVSVSEAIAEYRPTRDAYRRSGHAGRLILASAPPPSG; encoded by the coding sequence ATGCTTGGGCCCATCGGACCAGCTACTCCGCTGCATGCCGAAGTCACGCGTATTGTGCAACGCGACGGCTACCACATCGAAAACCTGCTCTACCAATCCGCGCCCAATCTCTGGGTCACGGCCAACCTCTACGTGCCAGCAAGCCCCGGCCCTCATCCGTCCGTTCTCTCGCCCTGCGGCCACTACGAAATCTCACGCCAACACCCCGACTACCAGCGCGCATACATCCTGCTCGCCCGCGCTGGGTTCGTTGTGCTCGCCTATGACCCTACGGGCCAGGGCGAACGCCGCCAATACTGGGATCCCGTCACCAAAACGCAGCAGGATAAGCTCCGCAGCGTCGACGAGCACTCCCTCGCCGGACACCTCCTTCTCCTACTCGGACAATCCCTCACCGGCTACCTCGTGCGCGACGGCATGCGGGGCATCGACTACCTGCTCAGCCGCCCCGACGTCGACCCGCAACGCATCGCCTGCGCCGGCCACTCCGGCGGCGGAACCCTCACCATGTTCCTCGCCAATGCCGACCCGCGCATCCGCTGCGTCGTCATCAACGAGGGCGGCACGTTTCACCGCTGGCCCATGCACCTCCAACCCGGCGCCAAGATCCCCATTGCCGACGCGGAACAGAACCTGTTCCCCGCTGCGATCCATGGCATCGACTCCTGCGACCTCCACTCGGCCATCGCCCCGAAACCGCTGCTGGCGCTGATCGAGAACTACAGCCCTGCCTTTTTGGAGACAGCTGCTCACATCCGCCAGCGCTACGAACTCCTGGGCGCAGCCGCGAACTTCCAAACCGCCGAAGCCCAGGCGTCGCACGCCTGGACTCAAAAACTCCGTCTCGCGACGGCCGACTTTCTCTCACGCCATCTGCTGCAAAAACCAGGGCCCACGGAAGAGCCGCCGGCCAACCCCGAGCCGCCCGATGTCCTCAACGTCACCCCATCGGGATCCTTGAAACACGAGCAGCGCGGCCTCACGCTGTTTCAGTTCATCCAGCGCGAAGTCCCCAAGCCTCAGCCGGTTACCTCCGCGGCACTGCGCCAGTTCCTGCGCCTGCCGGCCTTGTCCAAAGCCGAGCCCCGCCGCACCCACGACGAGACCACCAACGGCATCCTCGTCGAAACCTACGACCTGCCCATCGATTCGACGCTCGCCCTCAAGGCCACCGCGTACCACCCGGCCAGCCCTTCTCGCGAGGCGTCGATTGTCCTCGTTGGCGATCACCCCCATGCCACAAACCTGGAATTCGCCCGCCAGGGCCGCCGCGTCCTCGCCGTCGACGTCCGCGGCCTGACCGGGCCGCTGTCCACCAACTTCAGCCATGTCTTCGCGCCAGAAACCGCCCATGCCTACCTCGCCTGGTATCTCAACCAGGACCTCTGCGGCCTGCGAGTCGCGGACACCCTCCAGGCCGTTGCCAGCTCTCGGCTGATCTTCAAAACGACAAGTGTTGTTCTCGAGTCCCGCGGCCTGGCCGGCGTCTGGGCGCTCTGCGCCGCCGCCCTCGATCCCGCCATCTCCGCTACCAACTGTCACGGCCCCCTGCTTTCCTACGCCGCCCTCACGCGGACGGACCGCCACCTCGTCCCTGCCAGCTATCTGGTGCGGGGTCTCCTCCAGCACGCGGATCTGCCTGAAATCGCAGCCCTTATTGCACCCCGTCCGCTCACCATCACGGCTCCGGTCGACGCTATGTTCCAGCCCGTCTCCGTAAGCGAAGCCATTGCTGAATACCGGCCCACGCGCGATGCCTATCGCCGATCCGGACACGCTGGCCGCCTCATCCTCGCCTCCGCGCCACCTCCTTCCGGATAG
- a CDS encoding NifB/NifX family molybdenum-iron cluster-binding protein, which yields MRIAIPVSGGLLAQHFGHCEQFELIDVDVAAKSVVHSAVLPAPPHAHGVLPRWLHENGANLVIAGGMGAGARSLFQAAGIDVLTGVESRSTNAVVEDYLKGTLVTGVTSCNHGAGHEHGCH from the coding sequence ATGCGAATAGCGATACCGGTCTCGGGCGGACTGCTGGCTCAGCATTTCGGCCATTGCGAGCAGTTTGAATTGATTGATGTGGATGTCGCGGCGAAGAGTGTCGTCCACTCCGCGGTGCTGCCCGCGCCGCCGCACGCGCACGGCGTACTGCCGCGGTGGCTGCACGAGAACGGCGCGAACCTCGTGATTGCCGGCGGGATGGGTGCCGGAGCGAGGTCCCTCTTCCAGGCGGCCGGCATCGACGTGCTGACCGGTGTGGAGAGCCGTTCCACCAACGCCGTTGTTGAGGATTATCTGAAAGGGACGCTCGTGACGGGCGTTACCTCCTGCAATCACGGGGCGGGCCACGAACATGGCTGCCACTAG